TGTCCCGAAAGCAACGATGGTCGTTCCGATAATGAACGGTCTCACCCCGATTGCGTTGGCAAGCTTGGCTGCGCCATCAACGAGATATCTGCCTCCAAAATAGACGGCGGTAAATCCAGCGAAAAGAAAGACAAAATTGTTAAGGACATCCATTGCAAGATTATGACATGCAGTGACCATTATTAATTCTGTTCGCTGTGTTGTTAGTTGGCAAGAATGTAGTTATCTTCGTAGCGGCTCGAGTGTTTCGTCGATTTGAGTCGCGATTCAAGATCAAGAAGGCATTCCGTAGAATGTAATAGGTGCACACTTGGCGATCTTCTCATGCTGCATAGAATGTTCAATACTTGCTCATCAGTGAAAAAAAATATATGGTTTATCACAAGATGGGATTAAATGTCGACGAGCTTAACGCCCTCTCTTTCAAATCTTTCGCGTAAATTTTTTAGAAAAGCCGAGATAATTTCATCCTTCTTGTTGATTTCCCTAATCCAAATTTTTACCGCCAGTTTCGTCCTTGTCCCCTGGATCTCGACAACATTGACCTGTGGATTGAAGAAAGTCATGTCGATCTTACCCTCAAATAATGTTCTAACACGGGGGAGTTCAAGTAGCTTGTTGATTCTTGATTTTTCTTCTCCGAACACGTGAGGTAAAATGAAATCATTCTTGTCTGCTTCATCCATCACGATTCTCGCGATGCGGTCGATATTTTCGTCCTTCGAAATCCACACGGGTACGGTTAAGGCCACAAAACCCCCCTTTGTGTAATTGATCAATTTATTTCCAATCAAGAAAGAATTGGGAATGTACAGAATTCGTCCGTCTAGGTCTCGCATGACCGTGTTGATGAGGTTGACATCTTTTACACGACATAATCCGGTGGCCGGCATGCCTCCAACTTCAACCCAGTCTTCAATTTCGAAGGGCTTCGTAATGGATATTAGGATACCAGCAAATGCGTTCTGTATAACCTGCTGCGATGCGAGGGCAACAGCAATACCAATGACACCAAGGGAGACAAGAAACGCTGAGATATCCAATTCGAGGATTTCCCAGAATCCGACGTAGAGGCCGAGGATGATAATTGAATATTGAGCGAGTTTTGCGATCATCTTCGAACGTTTCTTTGTGATTCTGATGTCAAGGATCCTTCTGATCAGGGCGTAGACGCTCTTCGCGAGAACGACTGACAAGACGAGAACAATAAAAAATGCGATGAGGTCAAGTACCGTCAGATTGCCGATAATCGGGTCGTCGAGGAACAATTCTTTTTGCCTCCATTATCTCTTCATTACATCAAAACATCGCCCGTAGTGCTCCTATATCAGCCTATAGGTCATTAATCGCTTCCCTTTTCAATCTTTCCGAATTTCACTAAATGGCTATCTTCAAGTAATATCATAAAGCAATTTCCAAAATACATTGGTAGCCAAAAAGGAACCCTTTCTGACGAATAATGATCCAGAATATCACGATGGAAATTCCACCTCCACAATCTTGTGATGAGAGACCGCTAATAAATGTTCGACCCGAGAACAAAACCTCTGCGCTTGACTGTCTATGTCGTCCTTTCAATACTGGCGAGTTTCCAAGCAAATATCACATGATCCATAGTCGAAACTCCAATTTCCTTCTGGAATGAAAAATTATTGACCGTGCAATGGGTCAATTCTAATTGGTACTTCGAGCTCATTGACTCGAAAAGAATTCTTTCG
This genomic window from Methanomassiliicoccales archaeon contains:
- a CDS encoding mechanosensitive ion channel translates to MFLDDPIIGNLTVLDLIAFFIVLVLSVVLAKSVYALIRRILDIRITKKRSKMIAKLAQYSIIILGLYVGFWEILELDISAFLVSLGVIGIAVALASQQVIQNAFAGILISITKPFEIEDWVEVGGMPATGLCRVKDVNLINTVMRDLDGRILYIPNSFLIGNKLINYTKGGFVALTVPVWISKDENIDRIARIVMDEADKNDFILPHVFGEEKSRINKLLELPRVRTLFEGKIDMTFFNPQVNVVEIQGTRTKLAVKIWIREINKKDEIISAFLKNLRERFEREGVKLVDI